The segment CGACTCGCTGCCAAACGCTGCCCCGAGCACCGGCTACGGCATCACCGAAACCTCGGCCACGGTCGCGGCCTTCGGCGGTCCCGACTACGGCCGTCACCCGGACGCAGCCGGCGCGCCGCTGCCGGTATGCGAATTCCGTTTCGTCGACGCCGACGGCCACGACGTCGCACCTGGCGCACTCGGCGAGATCTGGGTGCGTGGCCCGGGCGTGGTGCGCGGCTACTGGAACAACCCGGAAGCGACGGCGAACGCCTTCCACGACGGCTGGTTCCGCACCGGCGATATCGGACGCATGGACGAGGAAGGCCTCGTCTACATCGTCGATCGACTGAAGGACATGATCATCCGCGGTGGCGAGAACATCTACTGCGCCGAAGTCGAGGCAGCGCTGCTCGAATGTCCGGGCGTGCGCTCGGCAGCGGTCATCGGTGTACCGCATGTGCAGCTCGGGGAGGAAGTGGGCGCGGTGCTGCAGGTCGAGACCGCTGGTGCCGAACAGGAGGCGACGATACGCGCGACGATGGCGGGGAAGCTCGCCGCGTTCAAGCAACCGACGCGCTACTGGCTGCGCACCGGGGAACTGCCGGTCGGCGCCACCGGCAAGATCCTCAAGCGGGAAATCCGCCAAGAGGTGCTGGGCGACTCCTGAATCAACGCAGTATTTCGCGTTCCTGCTGGCGGCGCAGTCGCTCCAGCCCCTGCCGGTAAGCTTCGGCGTCGCCGTGCTCGAAGAACAGCGGGTAACGATCATGCGCAGCGACGATGCGCCTGGCGTGCTTGATCGGACACCAGTATTGCTCCGTCCGGGCCGCGACCTCACGCGCATAGGCGGCGATACCGTTCGCATACGAGCAATAGAAGCAGTTGAACCGTTCGATGGCGTTCAGGCAGGGCAGATCGGCGCGGTCGAAGAAGAGGTAGTCGGAACGCTTCACCTTCGGAATCCGCCAGACCGGAAAACAGACCGCCTGACACAACGTGACGAACAGATCCAGCACGATGAATGGCAGCCAGCCCAGATAGATCATCGGCGCCGTCAGCAACACCAGCGGGCGCGCCGAGACCACGAAGCGGATCGCTCCGGTCGATCGCTCTCATTCACGCGTTCGACGGGAACGCGAGCCTTGCATGCTCGCGCAGCCCACCGCCCGGCCAGCGCTGGGTAATCGTCTTGCGACGCGTATAGAAGCGCACGGCGTCGGGCCCGTACGCACCCAGATCGCCGAACAGCGAGCGCTTCCAGCCTCCGAAGCTGTGGATCGCGACCGGCACCGGCAGCGCGACGTTGACGCCGACCATTCCCGCCTGGACGCTGTCGGCGAAATGGCGTGCCGCCTCGCCGTCACGCGTGAAGATACAGGCACCGTTGCCGAACTCGTGGCGATCGATCAGTTCCACCGCCTCTTGCGGTGACTGCACGCGCACCACACACAGCACCGGACCGAAGATTTCCTCGCGATGGACGCGCATTTCCTCCGTCACGTGATCGAACAGGCAGGCACCGAGAAAGAACCCGTTCTCGTGGCCAGGCACGACCAGGCCGCGCCCGTCGACGACCAGCTCAGCACCTTCGGCAACGCCCTGCGCGACCAGCGCGCACACCCTGTCGTGGTGCGCCCGCGTGATCAGCGGCCCCATCTCGACGCCGGGCTGCGTTCCAGGGCCGATCTTCAGCCGCGCAATCCGCTCCGCCAGCAGCACCACCAGCCGGTCGGCCACCGCATCGCCAACCGCCACCACCACCGAGATCGCCATGCAGCGTTCGCCGCAGGAACCGTAGGCTGCGCCGATCAGCGCGTTCACGGCGTTGTCGAGGTCGGCGTCGGGCATCACGAGGGCGTGGTTCTTCGCGCCACCCAGCGCCTGCACACGCTTGCCGTGTCGCGTTGCGCTGGTGTAGACGTATTCCGCCACCGGCGTCGAGCCAACGAAGCTGAGCGCCTGCACACGCGGATCGACGAGCAGCGCATCGACCGCCTCGCGGTCACCGTTCACGACGTTGAACACGCCGTCGGGCAACCCTGCCTCGCACAGGAGCCGCGCCAGCGCCAGCGTCGCACCCGGATCGCGCTCTGATGGCTTCAGCACGAAGGTGTTGCCGCAGACGATCGCGAGCGGAAACATCCACATCGGTACCATCGCGGGGAAATTGAACGGCGTGATGCCGGCAACGACTCCGAGCGGCTGGAACTCCGACCAGCAGTCGATCATCGGCCCGACGTTCTTCGCGAATTCGCCCTTCAGCAGTTCCGGTGCGGCGCAAGCGTACTCGACCACCTCGACGCCGCGCTGCAACTCGCCGAGCGCATCGTCGATCGTCTTGCCGTGCTCGGCGCTGATCAGTGCGGCGACATGCATCGCATCGCGTTCGAGCAGTTCGCGCAAGCGAAACATGATCCGCGCACGCTTCAGGGGCGGGGTGGCGCGCCACGCCGGGAACGCGGCCTGTGCGGCAGCGACGGCCCGTTCCACGGTTGCGGCCGAGGCGAGCGAGACGTGCCCGCGCAGTTGCCCGGTGGCCGGATCGTGAACCGCCTGGGTGCGCACATCATCTGTGACCGCTGCACCATCGATGAAATGTCCGAACGTCTCCATCGCGTGCTGCCTCCCGGTACTGCTCATGCGACCGTCTCGATCACATCGCCCAATGTCTCGAACAGTTGCAGCAGGTCCTCGCGTTCGCTGACGAACGGCGGCGCGAACTGCAGCGTATCGCCGCCCCAGCGCACGTAGAAACCGCGCTCCCACATCGCCAGCGCGATGTCGTACGGCCGGCGCAACGGTTCCCCCGCCCTCGCTTCGATCTGTACGGCGCCGGCCAGGCCGATATTGCGGATGTCGACGACGTGCCTGGTGCCACGCAACGCGTGCAGGGCGTCCTCGAAGGGTGCCGCCAGCGCACGCACCTTGCCGACCATGTCCTCGCGCACGAACACGTCCAGCGCAGCGATCGCAGCCGCGCAGGCGACCGGATGCGCCGAATACGTGTAGCCATGCGGAAACTCGATCGCGTAATCGGGGCCACCGGCTTCCATGAAGCTGCGATAGATCTCGCTGCTCGCGATCACGGC is part of the Pseudomonadales bacterium genome and harbors:
- a CDS encoding CoA-acylating methylmalonate-semialdehyde dehydrogenase codes for the protein METFGHFIDGAAVTDDVRTQAVHDPATGQLRGHVSLASAATVERAVAAAQAAFPAWRATPPLKRARIMFRLRELLERDAMHVAALISAEHGKTIDDALGELQRGVEVVEYACAAPELLKGEFAKNVGPMIDCWSEFQPLGVVAGITPFNFPAMVPMWMFPLAIVCGNTFVLKPSERDPGATLALARLLCEAGLPDGVFNVVNGDREAVDALLVDPRVQALSFVGSTPVAEYVYTSATRHGKRVQALGGAKNHALVMPDADLDNAVNALIGAAYGSCGERCMAISVVVAVGDAVADRLVVLLAERIARLKIGPGTQPGVEMGPLITRAHHDRVCALVAQGVAEGAELVVDGRGLVVPGHENGFFLGACLFDHVTEEMRVHREEIFGPVLCVVRVQSPQEAVELIDRHEFGNGACIFTRDGEAARHFADSVQAGMVGVNVALPVPVAIHSFGGWKRSLFGDLGAYGPDAVRFYTRRKTITQRWPGGGLREHARLAFPSNA